In the Deltaproteobacteria bacterium genome, one interval contains:
- a CDS encoding 4a-hydroxytetrahydrobiopterin dehydratase, translated as MAAPTKLGEKQIESALRALPGWSIRAGKLHRELRFADFSAAFGFMTRVALEAEKRDHHPEWSNVWSRVSIDLVTHESGGITERDVALAQVISELSRAGGAIS; from the coding sequence ATGGCCGCACCCACGAAGCTCGGCGAGAAGCAGATCGAGAGCGCCCTGCGGGCGCTGCCGGGCTGGTCGATCCGCGCTGGCAAGCTGCACCGGGAGCTGCGCTTCGCCGACTTCAGCGCGGCGTTCGGGTTCATGACGCGGGTCGCGCTCGAGGCCGAGAAGCGCGATCACCACCCGGAGTGGTCCAACGTCTGGAGCCGCGTCTCGATCGACCTGGTCACGCACGAGTCCGGCGGAATCACCGAACGCGACGTCGCGCTCGCGCAGGTGATCAGCGAGCTCTCGCGAGCCGGGGGCGCGATCTCGTAG